CAGCGGTTCCAGGCTGAAACAGAGATTAACGGTGAAAGGGGATATTTTCCGCAGGGCATTCACCATCAGCATATACATCAGAATGGTGCAGAACCAGGCCAGTATCAGCAGGTAACCGAAGTCCGGCAGCGAAGGCAGGAGAGAGGTCACCGGGAAGGCGTAAAGATAAAAAGGCATGAGGAGCGTCAGCCCCAGGAAACCGATGCCCAGCTCATAAAAAGTGATGTTCACCGCATCATGCATGACCACCAGTTTTTTGTTGAGTACGGTGAACAGCGCGGCGAACATAGCGGAAAAGATACCGAGGATGATGCCGGTGCGGTATTGCGTATCGAAATGAAAGATGAGCAGTATGCCGAAGACCGTCAGCAGGCTCAGCAGCAATTCTGTGCGGTCGAATTTCTTTTTGGTGATGAGCGGGTCAAAGATGGCGGTGAACAGGCTCATCAGGGAAAGGCATACTACGCCGATGGAAACGTTCGCATATTTGATGCTGCCATAAAAGAATATCCAGTGCAGGGCTACGATGAAACCCGTGCCGCCGATCTGCAGGAGGGCTTTTGCCGGGAGCTTTTTCAGCATGCCCTGCCATCTGTACAGGATGTACATCGAAATAACGGTGATCAGCAAACGATACCAGACGAGCATTCCCTCATTCAAGGTGATCAGTTTGCCGAGTATGCCGGTGAACCCGGCCAGGAATACGGAAAGGTGAAGTTGCAGTAACGCCCGTTTCATGAGAACTTAATAGTGAATATCAACAAGAGGACGTTCGGATATCGATCAGTTTGCGGAGGCCTTTCGTTGCTTTTTGCCTCCTGCCAGGCTTTGCCATTGTATCTTCAGCACGCCCAGGATGCCTTCTTTCACGATGCCTTTGCTCATTTTGGAGTAACCTTCTTTACGGTCTATGAATGTGATGGGCACTTCAGCGATCCGGAAGCCCAGCTTCCAGGCAGTGAATTTCATTTCTATCTGGAAGGCATATCCTACGAACTGTATCGCATCCAGATCGATCTTTTCCAGCACATGACGTTTGTAACAGACAAATCCTGCGGTAGCATCTTTTACGGGAATCCAGGTGATCAGCCGCACGTAGATGGAAGCACCGTAGGAAAGCACGGCCCTGTCCCATGGCCAGTTCTCTGTATTGCCGCCGCTCACGTACCGGGAGCCTACGGCAACATCCGCGCCGTCCTGCGCACAGGCGTTATGCAGGCGGATGAGGTCTTTCGGGTTGTGGGAGAAGTCCGCATCCATTTCCGTGATATACTGATATTCCCTTGCCAGCGCCCATTTGAAACCGTGGATATAGGCGGTGCCCAGTCCCAGTTTCCCTTTGCGTTCTTCGAGGAAGAGCTCTCCGGGATGCTTAGCCTGCAGTTCGCGCACGATATCGCCGGTGCCATCCGGGGAACCGTCATCTACAATGAGGATATGGAAACCCTGCTGCAAGGAAAAGACCGCATCAATGATCTGACGGATATTGTCTTTCTCATTGTAAGTGGGTATGATCACTAATTTTTCCAATTAGCTGTGCGTTTTTAGGATGGCGAAAATAGGGAATATCCTGCGCAAAATACCATGTTTTAACCAAACATTATGATTTTTTGAGCATCATACTGTGGTAGATCTCCGATAGTTTTTGTTTGGTGTTGAGCGGAAAATCGGCCTTCATCATCCAGTCGTAGTACTGCGGTTCCGATTTCAGCACATCCCTTACTGCGCGGCCTTTGTATTTGCCGAAGTTGAACATTTCCACACCATTCTGCATGATGATGCGGCGGGCAAAATCCACATAATCGTCTTCTTTGGTGAAGGTGGCCAGGGCATCTACGTCGGGTTTCAGCAAGGTTTCATAACGGGTCAGCTGGGCTTCCAGTATCTCGAAGGTAGCCATGGCATCCGCTTCGGCGCTATGTGCATTAACGAGGTCCTTATCGCAATAGAATTTGTAAGCCGCGCCGAGCGTACGTTTTTCCATCAGGTGGAAGATCTTTTGCACATCAACGAAGCGGCGGCTGTCCACTTCAAAGGTCTGGCCGGCGCGGAGGAATTCTTCCACCAGCATGGGGATATCGAAGCGATTGGAGTTGTAGCCGGCAATATCGCATTGTTCCATGAACTGTTTCAGCTCGTTGGAGACCTGTTTGAAGAGGGGCTGGTCTTTCACATCATCATCGGTGATGCCATGAATGGCGGTGGTAGCAGCGGGAATGGGTATGCCGGGATTGATGCGTTTCACCTTTGTCTGCACGGAACGGTCCGGCATTACCTTGATGATTGCAATTTCAATGATGCGATCTGTCGCCACATTGGTGCCGGTCGTTTCCAGATCAATAAAAGCCAATGGGCGTGTAAGTTGTAATGCAGACATGTTAAATGATTTCTATACCGATAAATATTTTTTCAGACCACCGAAATCCAGCCCTTCGTAATCGCCGGAGCTCATCATCAGGAGGTTGGTATTGTGGAGATCCTGTTTATCCAGGAACTGTTCGAGTTTTTTCTTTTCCGTCAGCACCGTCAGATCTTTCCGGGCGAAGCCTTCCCTGATCACTTCGGGCTCAAGGTAAGGCATACGTTTGATCTCCAGGGCATGGCCGCTGTAGAAAACGGCCGCCACATCGGCGGGATCGAGTGCGCCGGCGTATTGCACCATAAAACCGGCATTCAGGCTGCTGTAGGTATGCAGTTCCAGTACGGCAATCAGCTTCCGGTCCGGATACTGGTTCCTCAGCGCCTGTATGGTAGCTTTCACTTTGGACGGAGCATGGGCAAAATCGCGGTATATGGCTGTTTGTTCGTTCCTGGCCACCAGTTCCATTCTTTTGGCGGCGCCCTTAAAGGTAGCTATTGCTGCCAGAAAATCGATGTCACCGATGCCCAGCGTGCGGCAAACATGCAGCGCGGCATGGATGTTCAGCAGGTTATGCGCTCCGAAGACCATCAGGTCTGTGGAGGCATTGCCGAAGCGAACGCGGGTATGGCCGTTGATGATGGTATGTTCCGGCACTTCATAGGGAATGCAGTCCAGGTGGCCCGCCTCTTTGGCCACTAGGTCCCGGAGGGCCGTATCTGTATGGTTGTAGATCAGCTTGCCGCCCGGTTCCATGGTACGGATAAAAATGGCAAACTGTTCCAGGTAATTCTCAAAAGTGGGGAATACGTTGATGTGGTCCCAGGCGATGCCGCTCAGTACGGCGATCTGCGGATGCAGAAAGTGGAATTTGGGCCTTTTTTCCAGTACGGAGGCCGGATATTCATCCGCTTCACATACAATGAGCGGGGCATCGGTGACGTTTACGGACTGTGCAAAGCCTTCCAGCCGGGCGCCCACCAGGTAATCGAACCGGCGGTGGCATTGCTGCAGAACGTGCATGATCATGGCGGTAATGGTTGTTTTACCGTGGCTTCCTCCGATAGCGACGCGGGTTTTATCCCGGCTTTCCTGGTAGATATATTCCGGGAAGGAGTAGATCCTGAGGCCGAGGGATTGGGCTTGCTGCAGTTCCGGATTGTCTGCCCGGGCATGCATGCCCAGGATCACAGCATCGAGGTCAGGCGTGATGCGCGCGGGGTCCCAGCCCATATCCGCCGGCAAAACACCCGCTGCCGCGAGGTTGGAGCGGGCGGGCTCGAATATCTCGTCATCACTGCCGCTGACCGTATAACCCTTGTTCCTGAGGGCGATGGCCAGCTGGTGCATGACACTGCCGCCTATCGCTATAAAATGTACCTTTGCCATGGATTTTTATGCCCGGTGCTTTAACTTAGCTGTAATAACAGCCGGTTAACAACACATAGAGTTGTTTTTTTTAATATAAATTATATATTTGCAAAATAACATTACAAATTACGAATCACCAATAATCCAAGCCTATGAAATTTCGTTTATTCACTAAAATGCCGTTTATGAGATCAGGATACCGTACGATCGGTGCTATTTGCCTGATGGTAGCATTGGCTGCCATGTTTACTTCCTGTGCATCCCAGAAGCTGGGCTGTCCGATGAAGATCACCAAGGTACAATATGAAAAAGATAAAAACTGCTAGTTAATGACGTGGATTGATCTGGAAAGTGAAGCGCAATTGAAGTTGATACAGTCCCGTTCGTTTGATCATCCGGTAGTGATCTTCAAGCACAGTACCCGTTGCGGGACCAGCAGTATGGTAAAGTCCAGGCTGGACCGTTCCGCATTACCGGAGGGATATGAATTTTATTATCTCGACCTGATCCGTTACCGGTCAGTCAGCAACCAGGTAGCCGAGCTGTTTGAAGTGGAGCATGCATCGCCGCAGGTGCTGTTGATCCGTAACGGTGAATGTGTGTATGACGAGAGCCATATGGCTATCAGGATGGAGGAGCTGGTGGAGCAGCAGTAATTGTTAAAATATTGGGAACCGGGCGGGAGCCTGGTTTTTTTTGCATCATGGTTTCGGTATTGTTAATGTGATCATTACGGTATCCGAAACCATCTTTTTTTGTATAGGAGGCGGGTGCATCTGACGTATGGTATTTTGGTAATCAGCCGGTTGTTGGTTAATCCGTTAAATTTTTATGTAGCCTTATTGAGCCGGAAGATTAAAAATAGCTGCATGGAGCGGAATATATCCGGTTGGTCCCCATGCAGCCGGTTGCTGTTTATTTATCCAGCAGTTCTGTTATCATCAGTTCCAATGTCCGCTCATTATGTTCATCCGTCCGGAAGTTGGAGAAAATAATGTTCCCGTTCCGGTCTATCAGGTAGTTGGTGGGTGCGCCGCGGGCAGTGAGGTTGCCGCGTTTTTCCGGTTCATCGCGTACGGGCACGAAGGAATAGCCGCTTTGCTGCATGAAGGGCACTACATACGGGTCTTGCTCATGTACGATATTTATACCGATGTATGCCAGCTGGTCTTTGCTGAATTTCCGCACTACATGCTCGAAGTGCGGGAACTCGCCGCGGCAGGGGCCGCAGCCGGGAAACCAGTAAGTGACCAGCACCACTTTCCCTTTGAGATCGGGCAGTGAAGTTTTGCCGGAGGTCAGGTAATTATCCAGTGAAAAAGCGGTAGCGGGTTTGCCTGCGGACCTTCGCTTTTCCCATACATCAGCCTGAATGGCTGCATTGTCTTTCCCATTCCGGGCGGCGTAAACCAGCATATCCGCATACACATCATCGGTAGGCTCAACGGCATATTGTACCAGCAGGCTATCATATGCGGCTGCAGGCTGACCGGCCGCTGCTGCGGCTTTTGCTTTTTCTTTCAGCAATACGGTCTTTGACGCGGAATACCGGAGGGAAGGAGCGGTGTTTAACGTTTTCAGGGCTTCAGCGTATTTGCCGCTGGCAGAAAGCTTCCGGCCTTCCAGCAAAGCTGCGGCGATCTGCCGGCGTTGCTGCCAGCCCTTGATATCACGGAGAGAGTCGAGCTTTAACATGTCATCCGCCAGCGACCGGGCTTTTACAGGATCCCGTTCGATGAGAAATTCATAATAACCGGTCATGGTGCCTGCCGTCCAGCTGGATTTTGCAGGATCGAATTTTTTACGGGCCAGTTCGTACACGCTGGTTTTTACGACAGGATCTTTAGATCGATGAGCCAGCCAGTAAAGGGCCTGTGCGCCTCTTTCGGAACCGGGGAACCTGTCCGGCATGGACAGCATCAGATCATGATGCTTTGCGGAGTCCACATGTTCGAATGAGCTGGCATAATAGAATGCGTGATCCGGACTGGAGGGGTCTGCTTCTGTGGCCTTTTTCAGATAGCTGCGTCCTCCTTCGAAGTCGCCCCACCTTTCAGCATCTATCCACAGCATCTGCCAGGCCTTTCCGTTCTTAGGGTCCAACTCCACCGTTTTC
This genomic stretch from Chitinophaga sp. XS-30 harbors:
- a CDS encoding DMT family transporter, with the translated sequence MKRALLQLHLSVFLAGFTGILGKLITLNEGMLVWYRLLITVISMYILYRWQGMLKKLPAKALLQIGGTGFIVALHWIFFYGSIKYANVSIGVVCLSLMSLFTAIFDPLITKKKFDRTELLLSLLTVFGILLIFHFDTQYRTGIILGIFSAMFAALFTVLNKKLVVMHDAVNITFYELGIGFLGLTLLMPFYLYAFPVTSLLPSLPDFGYLLILAWFCTILMYMLMVNALRKISPFTVNLCFSLEPLYSIILAFVIFRENDFLQGGFYAGLALILLSVALQMVRIYRQSRSSTSHAPSRPD
- a CDS encoding polyprenol monophosphomannose synthase; its protein translation is MEKLVIIPTYNEKDNIRQIIDAVFSLQQGFHILIVDDGSPDGTGDIVRELQAKHPGELFLEERKGKLGLGTAYIHGFKWALAREYQYITEMDADFSHNPKDLIRLHNACAQDGADVAVGSRYVSGGNTENWPWDRAVLSYGASIYVRLITWIPVKDATAGFVCYKRHVLEKIDLDAIQFVGYAFQIEMKFTAWKLGFRIAEVPITFIDRKEGYSKMSKGIVKEGILGVLKIQWQSLAGGKKQRKASAN
- a CDS encoding 3'-5' exonuclease, with protein sequence MSALQLTRPLAFIDLETTGTNVATDRIIEIAIIKVMPDRSVQTKVKRINPGIPIPAATTAIHGITDDDVKDQPLFKQVSNELKQFMEQCDIAGYNSNRFDIPMLVEEFLRAGQTFEVDSRRFVDVQKIFHLMEKRTLGAAYKFYCDKDLVNAHSAEADAMATFEILEAQLTRYETLLKPDVDALATFTKEDDYVDFARRIIMQNGVEMFNFGKYKGRAVRDVLKSEPQYYDWMMKADFPLNTKQKLSEIYHSMMLKKS
- the murC gene encoding UDP-N-acetylmuramate--L-alanine ligase, whose product is MAKVHFIAIGGSVMHQLAIALRNKGYTVSGSDDEIFEPARSNLAAAGVLPADMGWDPARITPDLDAVILGMHARADNPELQQAQSLGLRIYSFPEYIYQESRDKTRVAIGGSHGKTTITAMIMHVLQQCHRRFDYLVGARLEGFAQSVNVTDAPLIVCEADEYPASVLEKRPKFHFLHPQIAVLSGIAWDHINVFPTFENYLEQFAIFIRTMEPGGKLIYNHTDTALRDLVAKEAGHLDCIPYEVPEHTIINGHTRVRFGNASTDLMVFGAHNLLNIHAALHVCRTLGIGDIDFLAAIATFKGAAKRMELVARNEQTAIYRDFAHAPSKVKATIQALRNQYPDRKLIAVLELHTYSSLNAGFMVQYAGALDPADVAAVFYSGHALEIKRMPYLEPEVIREGFARKDLTVLTEKKKLEQFLDKQDLHNTNLLMMSSGDYEGLDFGGLKKYLSV
- the ytxJ gene encoding bacillithiol system redox-active protein YtxJ encodes the protein MTWIDLESEAQLKLIQSRSFDHPVVIFKHSTRCGTSSMVKSRLDRSALPEGYEFYYLDLIRYRSVSNQVAELFEVEHASPQVLLIRNGECVYDESHMAIRMEELVEQQ
- a CDS encoding TlpA disulfide reductase family protein; its protein translation is MRSIILVLFVICGLHAATNAQSPANAPKATPEEIRELKAAVAKDLRNTEAHKAYLKAAGADQPEVKQQYDQWIKAHPKMVEIPFSYAEALYSHELPAAKDYLLKTVELDPKNGKAWQMLWIDAERWGDFEGGRSYLKKATEADPSSPDHAFYYASSFEHVDSAKHHDLMLSMPDRFPGSERGAQALYWLAHRSKDPVVKTSVYELARKKFDPAKSSWTAGTMTGYYEFLIERDPVKARSLADDMLKLDSLRDIKGWQQRRQIAAALLEGRKLSASGKYAEALKTLNTAPSLRYSASKTVLLKEKAKAAAAAGQPAAAYDSLLVQYAVEPTDDVYADMLVYAARNGKDNAAIQADVWEKRRSAGKPATAFSLDNYLTSGKTSLPDLKGKVVLVTYWFPGCGPCRGEFPHFEHVVRKFSKDQLAYIGINIVHEQDPYVVPFMQQSGYSFVPVRDEPEKRGNLTARGAPTNYLIDRNGNIIFSNFRTDEHNERTLELMITELLDK